The Rickettsia helvetica genome has a segment encoding these proteins:
- a CDS encoding peptidylprolyl isomerase — protein MKKLSVILLSVSMLSGIAFADKDKVVATYKGGKVKESQIMKEFKPQLNLQSGETIKNFDDFPLQDQEKLIKIYVNNLLLKEEVVKSNITSSKEFQEKLENAKNQLAQQELLANYIKSNITDKMFDDEYNKYVGNLKGKEQIKVAHILVKSQKEANDIKTKLSKGGNFTKLAEELSLDKASASNGGVIGYILLNQPGQLVPEFEKKAFTLKVNEVSTPVKTDFGWHIIKVLEKKPVPIPTKEEAKVTIDNILAAEILKKYISDLEAKADLKIMLPKADSKAGS, from the coding sequence ATGAAAAAATTATCTGTTATACTTTTATCAGTTAGCATGCTTTCCGGTATTGCTTTTGCCGATAAAGACAAGGTAGTTGCTACCTATAAAGGCGGTAAAGTAAAAGAATCGCAAATTATGAAAGAATTTAAGCCGCAGCTTAATCTTCAATCAGGTGAAACAATCAAAAATTTTGATGATTTTCCGCTGCAAGATCAGGAAAAATTAATAAAAATTTATGTTAATAATCTTTTGTTAAAAGAAGAAGTTGTTAAATCAAACATTACTTCATCTAAAGAATTCCAAGAAAAACTTGAAAATGCAAAAAATCAATTAGCTCAACAAGAATTGCTAGCAAATTACATAAAATCTAACATTACAGATAAGATGTTTGATGACGAATATAATAAATATGTCGGTAATCTTAAAGGTAAAGAGCAAATAAAAGTTGCTCATATTTTAGTTAAATCCCAAAAAGAAGCTAATGATATAAAGACCAAATTAAGCAAAGGCGGAAACTTTACTAAGCTTGCAGAAGAGTTATCTCTTGATAAAGCTTCAGCTTCAAACGGCGGCGTTATCGGTTACATTCTACTAAATCAACCTGGGCAGTTAGTACCGGAATTTGAAAAGAAAGCTTTTACTTTAAAAGTAAATGAAGTTTCAACTCCTGTAAAAACCGATTTCGGTTGGCATATTATCAAAGTGCTTGAGAAAAAACCTGTGCCTATTCCAACAAAAGAAGAAGCAAAAGTAACTATTGATAATATATTAGCTGCAGAAATACTAAAGAAATATATTTCTGATTTAGAAGCTAAAGCTGATTTAAAAATCATGCTACCTAAAGCAGATAGCAAAGCTGGATCGTAA
- the acpS gene encoding holo-ACP synthase, with the protein MIIGVGTDIVQIPRIEKILHLYLELFAKKILTSKELAQLSLLDKTGYAVFLAKRFAAKEAISKAFGVGIGQGINFKDIIILNNDLGKPIVEVSSNYTNKLPPFNIHLSLSDDYPVCVAFAVIEGSYNIIPV; encoded by the coding sequence ATGATTATAGGTGTCGGCACTGATATAGTACAAATTCCTAGAATTGAAAAAATATTACATTTGTATTTAGAGCTTTTTGCTAAAAAAATTCTAACTTCAAAGGAGTTAGCACAGCTTAGTTTATTGGATAAGACAGGTTATGCCGTGTTTTTAGCAAAGCGTTTTGCTGCCAAAGAAGCTATTAGTAAAGCCTTTGGAGTTGGTATAGGCCAAGGTATAAATTTTAAAGATATTATTATACTAAATAATGATTTAGGTAAGCCTATAGTAGAAGTTAGCTCAAACTATACAAACAAACTTCCTCCTTTTAATATTCACCTTTCTCTTTCTGATGATTATCCTGTATGTGTAGCATTTGCTGTGATTGAGGGTAGTTATAATATCATTCCCGTGTAG
- the rpoZ gene encoding DNA-directed RNA polymerase subunit omega yields MARITAEDCNKVIPDRFRLVVLATRYAKLLNYKVETSQSKKEKRDKPPVISLRRIAAGKVSVEQLEQDLINSLRTKTMIEPFVNQDESEEVEEKFEYLPEVCITDDYSDLDDQIFIDEVGEDFEDK; encoded by the coding sequence ATGGCAAGAATTACGGCAGAAGATTGTAATAAAGTTATACCGGATAGGTTTCGGCTTGTTGTGCTAGCAACAAGATATGCTAAATTATTAAATTATAAAGTAGAAACTAGTCAAAGCAAAAAAGAAAAGCGTGATAAACCTCCTGTTATCTCATTACGTAGAATTGCCGCCGGAAAAGTATCGGTAGAACAGTTAGAACAAGACTTAATAAACAGTCTGCGTACAAAAACTATGATAGAGCCATTTGTTAATCAAGATGAATCAGAAGAGGTAGAAGAAAAATTTGAATATTTACCTGAGGTTTGTATAACTGACGATTACTCTGATTTAGATGATCAAATCTTTATTGATGAGGTCGGTGAGGATTTTGAAGATAAGTAA
- the murA gene encoding UDP-N-acetylglucosamine 1-carboxyvinyltransferase, translated as MQKLIIHGGKPLKGSINISGAKNAVLPIMAASILTDKLHITNVPKLTDVSTMKDLLRSHGAEIEIIEHQDEFELVTNTRNINNFTADYAIVRKMRASIWVLGPLLTKYGKAKVSLPGGCAIGARQVDLHIAVLKAMGAEIEIEGGYINASSKGRLIGTHFVFDKVSVGATVNAILAAVLAEGETLLFNCAREPEIVDLCNCLIKMGADITGIGTSEITIRGRDSLNNTGYRVLSDRIEAGTYMFAAAITKGDVKICGIDYHIIENIALKLIETGIKVVPIDNGVQITYIDKLNSVDLDTNPYPGFATDLQAQFMSLMTISNGVSMITENIFENRFMHVPELCRMGADIVVRGNKAIVRGVEKLKGAEVMASDLRASVSLILAGLSARSETILHRIYHLDRGFQNLEKKLSNCGADIKRV; from the coding sequence ATGCAAAAATTGATTATTCACGGTGGTAAACCTCTTAAAGGTAGCATTAATATTAGCGGTGCTAAAAATGCTGTGCTACCTATTATGGCAGCGTCTATTCTTACCGATAAACTGCATATTACTAATGTTCCAAAGTTAACGGATGTTAGTACTATGAAAGATTTGCTAAGAAGTCACGGTGCAGAAATTGAAATAATAGAACACCAAGATGAATTTGAGCTTGTAACTAATACCAGAAATATAAATAACTTTACCGCAGATTATGCAATAGTCCGTAAAATGAGAGCATCGATTTGGGTGCTTGGTCCTTTGCTTACCAAATACGGTAAAGCAAAAGTATCGCTGCCCGGCGGTTGTGCTATAGGAGCAAGACAAGTAGATTTGCATATTGCCGTATTAAAAGCTATGGGAGCTGAAATTGAAATAGAAGGCGGCTATATTAATGCTTCAAGTAAAGGACGTTTAATAGGTACTCATTTTGTTTTTGATAAAGTTTCCGTCGGTGCTACGGTTAATGCAATACTTGCAGCCGTTTTAGCAGAAGGCGAAACACTGCTTTTTAATTGTGCTCGAGAGCCGGAAATAGTTGATTTATGTAATTGTCTTATTAAAATGGGAGCAGATATTACAGGTATCGGTACTAGTGAAATAACAATTAGAGGCAGAGATTCTTTAAATAACACCGGCTATAGAGTGTTATCCGATCGTATTGAAGCCGGTACTTATATGTTTGCGGCAGCCATTACTAAAGGTGACGTAAAAATTTGTGGAATAGATTACCATATTATAGAAAATATAGCTTTAAAACTCATTGAAACCGGTATAAAAGTTGTGCCGATCGATAACGGAGTGCAAATAACTTATATTGATAAGCTAAACTCCGTAGACTTGGACACAAACCCTTACCCTGGCTTTGCTACGGATCTACAAGCACAATTCATGAGTCTTATGACGATTAGTAACGGTGTTTCAATGATTACTGAGAATATTTTTGAAAACCGTTTTATGCATGTACCCGAGTTATGTAGGATGGGTGCAGATATAGTGGTGCGAGGTAATAAGGCTATCGTCCGAGGTGTTGAAAAATTAAAGGGGGCGGAAGTTATGGCAAGCGACCTTAGAGCTTCGGTATCACTGATTTTAGCAGGACTTAGTGCTAGAAGTGAAACTATATTACATAGAATATATCATTTAGATCGTGGATTCCAAAATTTAGAAAAAAAATTAAGTAATTGTGGTGCGGATATAAAAAGAGTATAA
- the gyrB gene encoding DNA topoisomerase (ATP-hydrolyzing) subunit B yields the protein MSEIEEKFNESSYGADSIKVLKGLEAVRKRPGMYIGDVGDGSGLHHMIYEVVDNAIDESLAGYCDLVRVTLNKNGSVTVSDNGRGIPVEIHEEEGISAAEVIMTQLHAGGKFDQNSYKVSGGLHGVGVSVVNALSEWLELRIWRNNKEYLIRFNNGTTEAPLAVVKENIDKKGTEVTFFPSVETFTNIEFDFGTIEHRLRELAFLNSGVKILLVDNRFEEAKEAEFYYTGGIEAYVKYIDRAKHAIHPYIVVNADNTESGISLELAMHWNDSYHENILCFTNNIRQRDGGTHLSAFKSAITRVITSYLDTTGLNKKAKNDFSGEDTREGLCCVLSVKVPDPKFSSQTKDKLVSSEVRPVVENAIYTKVLEWFEEHPAGAKAIIAKIMEAANAREAARKARELTRRKSALEVSNLPGKLADCHAKDPAISELFIVEGDSAGGTAKQGRDSKIQAILPLRGKILNVERARFDKMLGSDQIGTLITALGISVEREFSLEKLRYHKVIIMTDADVDGSHIRTLLLTFFYRHMPELINKGYLYIAQPPLYKVKKGAAELYLKNEQALQDYLIKSTINDTTLILEGKEQLVGDNLEELINKVVKFNGLLDRASKKFNRSITEILAINDLLNNKIFESASDLRLKKALDILNSLEESPDKTNWEILKHENKIEFFRFSRGLKESKILLKEQLESFEFVQISKLALTIFDIFDKKLKLIMKSQEFDILTPSQLLNTIIECGKKGINIQRFKGLGEMNSDQLWETTLDPEKRTLLQVRVAEIDEAEGIFSTLMGDVVEPRRLFIQANALNVVNLDV from the coding sequence ATGTCGGAAATTGAAGAAAAATTTAACGAATCATCATACGGTGCTGATTCTATAAAGGTTTTAAAAGGTCTTGAAGCCGTAAGAAAAAGACCGGGAATGTATATCGGGGACGTTGGAGACGGGTCGGGTCTACATCATATGATTTATGAAGTAGTCGACAATGCTATTGACGAGTCGCTCGCCGGTTATTGCGATCTAGTACGAGTAACATTAAATAAGAACGGTTCGGTAACCGTATCTGATAACGGGCGAGGTATACCCGTTGAAATTCATGAAGAAGAAGGAATATCGGCAGCTGAAGTTATTATGACGCAACTTCACGCCGGCGGTAAGTTTGATCAGAACTCTTATAAGGTTTCAGGCGGTCTACACGGTGTCGGTGTATCGGTTGTAAATGCTCTTTCTGAATGGCTTGAGCTGCGTATTTGGCGTAATAATAAGGAATATTTGATTAGATTTAATAACGGTACAACGGAAGCTCCGCTTGCAGTTGTCAAAGAAAATATTGACAAAAAAGGTACGGAAGTTACTTTTTTTCCGTCTGTAGAAACGTTTACTAATATAGAATTTGATTTCGGCACTATAGAGCATCGTCTTCGTGAGCTTGCTTTTTTAAATTCAGGCGTAAAGATTTTACTCGTCGATAATCGCTTTGAAGAAGCTAAGGAAGCAGAGTTTTATTATACGGGCGGTATAGAAGCTTATGTAAAATATATAGACAGAGCGAAGCACGCTATCCATCCATATATAGTAGTTAACGCCGATAATACCGAATCCGGTATCAGTCTTGAGCTTGCGATGCATTGGAACGATTCTTATCACGAAAATATTTTATGCTTTACTAATAATATTAGGCAGCGTGACGGCGGAACTCACCTTAGTGCTTTTAAATCAGCGATAACACGTGTTATTACCTCTTATCTTGATACTACGGGTCTTAATAAAAAAGCTAAAAATGACTTTAGCGGTGAAGATACTAGGGAAGGCTTATGTTGCGTGCTTTCCGTTAAAGTTCCTGATCCTAAATTTTCTTCTCAGACAAAAGATAAGCTAGTAAGCTCCGAAGTACGACCGGTTGTTGAAAATGCCATATATACAAAAGTTCTTGAGTGGTTTGAAGAGCATCCGGCGGGAGCTAAGGCAATTATAGCTAAGATTATGGAAGCGGCAAATGCTCGTGAAGCTGCTAGAAAAGCAAGGGAGCTGACTCGAAGAAAATCAGCATTAGAAGTCTCGAACTTACCCGGTAAGCTTGCCGATTGTCATGCAAAAGATCCAGCAATTTCAGAATTGTTTATTGTTGAGGGAGACTCTGCGGGCGGTACTGCAAAGCAGGGTAGGGATAGCAAAATTCAGGCTATACTGCCTCTGCGTGGTAAAATTTTAAATGTTGAGCGTGCAAGGTTTGACAAAATGCTTGGCTCGGACCAAATCGGTACGTTAATTACAGCTCTTGGAATTAGTGTTGAGCGAGAATTTTCTTTAGAAAAGCTTAGATACCATAAAGTTATTATTATGACCGATGCTGATGTTGACGGCTCGCACATTAGAACTTTATTACTCACGTTTTTCTATCGTCATATGCCTGAGCTAATAAATAAAGGCTATCTATATATAGCTCAGCCACCGCTTTATAAGGTAAAGAAAGGAGCAGCCGAGCTTTATTTAAAGAATGAGCAAGCTTTGCAAGATTATTTGATCAAATCAACTATTAATGATACAACCTTAATTCTAGAAGGTAAAGAGCAGTTAGTGGGTGATAATTTAGAAGAGCTAATTAATAAAGTAGTTAAGTTTAACGGCTTGCTTGATCGTGCTAGCAAAAAATTTAACCGCTCAATTACTGAAATTCTTGCGATTAATGATTTACTTAATAATAAAATATTTGAGTCCGCAAGTGATTTAAGACTTAAAAAAGCTTTAGATATTTTAAATAGCTTAGAAGAGTCGCCTGATAAAACTAATTGGGAAATTTTAAAACATGAAAATAAAATAGAGTTCTTCCGTTTTAGCAGAGGTTTAAAAGAAAGTAAAATATTGTTGAAAGAGCAGTTGGAATCATTTGAGTTTGTACAAATATCAAAGCTTGCTTTAACGATTTTTGATATATTTGATAAGAAATTAAAGCTTATAATGAAAAGTCAAGAATTCGATATTTTAACGCCGAGTCAGTTATTAAATACTATTATAGAATGCGGTAAAAAAGGTATAAATATTCAGCGTTTTAAAGGTCTTGGTGAGATGAATTCCGATCAGCTATGGGAAACTACTCTTGACCCCGAAAAAAGAACTTTGCTTCAGGTAAGAGTTGCAGAGATTGATGAAGCAGAGGGCATTTTCTCTACTTTAATGGGTGACGTTGTTGAACCTCGCAGATTATTTATCCAAGCGAATGCCTTAAACGTCGTGAATTTGGATGTGTAG
- a CDS encoding TIGR01459 family HAD-type hydrolase, protein MDILKLKNIFDVMDDYDVFLFDLWGVIIKGGHTYPNVAQNINKIIAWKKVYFVTNAPRNIFSLHQTIKSWGINVLPEMIISSGEIAVQMILESKERFGIEKPIIYHLGHLENDIINGIQCPITDDINKANIFLMTIYRDENENLDLNEFDELFKIVVQRKMVNICANPDLGINQHGVYRYCSGYYAKKIKQLGGKVIYSGKPHAEIYSKIFKECHNTPKNRMLMIGDTFYTDILAANRLGIDSALVLTGNSREYHIDFDNIDEKLNSLTKAAVKQSIMPSFVVSLS, encoded by the coding sequence ATGGATATATTAAAGTTAAAAAATATTTTCGATGTAATGGATGATTATGACGTGTTTTTATTTGATCTTTGGGGTGTAATAATCAAGGGGGGGCATACCTACCCGAATGTTGCACAAAATATTAATAAAATTATTGCATGGAAAAAAGTATATTTTGTTACTAATGCCCCACGAAATATTTTTTCACTACATCAAACAATTAAATCTTGGGGAATAAACGTGTTACCTGAAATGATCATTAGCTCAGGTGAAATAGCAGTGCAAATGATCCTAGAAAGTAAAGAACGATTCGGTATTGAAAAGCCGATCATATATCACTTAGGACATTTAGAAAATGATATAATAAACGGAATTCAATGTCCTATCACCGATGATATTAACAAAGCTAATATTTTCTTAATGACTATTTACAGAGACGAAAATGAAAATTTAGACTTAAACGAATTCGATGAATTATTTAAAATTGTTGTACAACGTAAAATGGTCAATATTTGTGCCAATCCTGACCTTGGAATAAATCAGCACGGTGTTTATAGATATTGTAGCGGCTATTATGCCAAAAAAATAAAGCAGCTTGGCGGAAAAGTAATTTATAGCGGTAAGCCGCATGCAGAAATATATAGCAAGATTTTTAAAGAATGTCATAATACCCCTAAGAATCGTATGTTAATGATTGGGGACACTTTTTACACCGATATACTTGCAGCGAATCGCCTCGGTATAGACTCTGCTCTAGTGTTAACCGGAAATTCTAGAGAATATCATATTGATTTTGATAATATTGATGAAAAACTGAATAGTTTAACGAAAGCTGCTGTTAAGCAATCGATTATGCCTAGTTTTGTGGTAAGTTTATCGTAA
- the mgtE gene encoding magnesium transporter, whose protein sequence is MPNFNIFKSILPDHHDQFAEIFDQINDLIEDHNYDAAANRLAKLHYADLADFLDNLNNKTYKIIIPLLQDEIKPETLVSLNAYSKPLIIETLGIKKSAELINKLVIEDAIEVVIDLDDDIKDLILSNLTKEKKHQITVGCTYPENTVGRVIERDFINLQEGWTVEESLNFIKNVKNDFYAAIVTDNKLRPIGIISLSTLIKGKKNELIKDLMSKDFKLADAFTDLNELSFIFRQYALTIVPVVNKSGKLVGSVSIDNIIYIIEEQAGKDILSLSGVHTQDTFFNVFYTVKHRFPWLFVNLITACMTSLIINHFNDTIAKLVTLAATMPIIASMGGNAGTQAMTVTVRALANKDIHYNNVNKVILKEIAVSAFNGFVLAIIGAGLSFVMLLDLNLSVIFAIAVILNFLVAGLFGSAIPIILHYFDIDPAAGSGVFLTTITDALGFLTFLSLAHIFLV, encoded by the coding sequence ATGCCTAATTTCAATATATTTAAAAGCATCTTACCTGATCATCACGATCAATTTGCTGAAATTTTTGATCAAATTAATGATCTGATTGAAGATCACAATTATGATGCTGCTGCAAACAGGCTGGCCAAGCTTCATTATGCCGATTTAGCGGATTTCTTAGATAATCTTAACAATAAAACATATAAAATAATTATTCCTTTATTACAGGATGAAATTAAGCCTGAAACGTTAGTATCATTAAATGCTTATAGTAAGCCTCTAATAATAGAAACTTTAGGTATAAAAAAATCTGCAGAATTAATCAATAAGCTAGTTATAGAAGATGCTATTGAAGTAGTAATTGATCTAGACGATGATATAAAAGACCTTATCCTAAGTAATCTCACTAAAGAAAAAAAACACCAAATTACCGTAGGTTGTACATATCCCGAAAATACGGTAGGTAGAGTAATTGAGCGAGATTTTATTAATCTTCAAGAAGGATGGACGGTCGAGGAATCATTAAATTTTATCAAGAACGTAAAGAATGACTTTTATGCTGCAATCGTCACTGATAATAAATTACGCCCTATTGGTATTATTTCTCTTAGCACACTAATTAAAGGCAAAAAAAATGAATTAATAAAAGATTTGATGAGCAAAGATTTTAAGCTTGCAGATGCTTTTACCGACTTAAATGAACTAAGCTTCATTTTTAGACAATATGCTTTAACTATTGTACCGGTAGTAAATAAAAGCGGTAAGTTAGTAGGTAGCGTATCAATCGATAATATAATTTATATTATCGAAGAACAAGCCGGAAAAGATATATTATCATTAAGCGGGGTACATACTCAAGATACTTTCTTCAATGTATTTTATACCGTTAAACATCGTTTTCCTTGGCTCTTTGTTAATCTAATCACTGCCTGCATGACCTCACTTATCATTAACCATTTTAACGATACTATTGCAAAACTTGTAACGCTTGCAGCCACTATGCCTATTATAGCTTCAATGGGCGGAAATGCCGGAACACAAGCCATGACTGTTACGGTTAGAGCCCTTGCTAATAAAGATATTCATTATAATAATGTCAATAAAGTTATATTAAAAGAAATAGCCGTATCGGCTTTTAATGGTTTTGTACTCGCAATTATCGGAGCAGGACTTAGCTTTGTGATGTTGCTTGACTTAAATCTTAGCGTTATTTTTGCTATTGCAGTTATTTTAAATTTTTTAGTAGCCGGATTATTCGGCTCTGCTATTCCTATAATACTGCATTATTTTGATATAGACCCTGCTGCAGGCTCCGGCGTATTTCTAACAACCATAACCGATGCTTTAGGTTTCCTAACTTTCTTAAGCCTTGCTCATATTTTTTTAGTGTAA
- a CDS encoding HD domain-containing protein, which produces MEDLSSWKEKFEICVYSKKLLDKLEYLNTKVENPIDILEIKKGIYYARKYHGSQMRQSGDPYYSHPIEVAIMLAEFVAEEAPKLHNVIMLQAALLHDTIEDTELTEEAITEIFGPEVAKHIEDLTRIKSYGKISSGESLNLLIKEKRYNMALIKLFDRIHNVQTLGVKSPEKARKIIEETLINFLLVAANINYKLEQEFAELCLKVFNIELERQKAFSNNNSKF; this is translated from the coding sequence ATGGAAGATTTAAGCTCTTGGAAAGAAAAGTTTGAAATTTGTGTTTATAGTAAAAAACTACTTGATAAACTCGAATATTTAAATACTAAAGTAGAAAATCCTATAGATATACTCGAAATCAAAAAAGGTATCTACTATGCCCGTAAATATCATGGTTCTCAAATGCGTCAATCCGGCGATCCTTATTATTCGCACCCGATTGAGGTAGCAATTATGCTTGCTGAATTTGTAGCTGAAGAAGCACCTAAGCTTCATAACGTTATTATGCTGCAAGCCGCTTTACTTCATGATACTATTGAAGACACTGAATTAACTGAAGAAGCAATTACCGAAATTTTTGGACCGGAAGTAGCAAAGCACATAGAAGATCTAACTAGAATTAAATCTTACGGAAAGATAAGTAGTGGAGAAAGCCTAAACTTATTAATTAAAGAGAAAAGATACAATATGGCATTAATAAAATTATTTGACCGAATTCATAATGTGCAAACTTTGGGAGTTAAATCACCTGAGAAAGCTAGAAAAATTATTGAAGAGACTTTAATAAATTTTCTTTTAGTCGCTGCTAATATAAATTATAAACTAGAACAAGAATTTGCTGAGTTATGCCTAAAAGTTTTTAATATCGAACTTGAAAGACAAAAAGCTTTTTCTAATAATAACTCAAAATTTTGA
- a CDS encoding MFS transporter, which produces MLFNINSRSLAIAFLSSRSSFFISGGPSHYVFRPIGALIFGWIGDTIGHKATVIITTFLMSLCCLIMANLKTYAEIGITATFVVTACRIAQGMSSIGEVVGAELYLTEMIKIPQRYWVVASLVVFITLGATVALAVGTLVTSFGFDWRIAFWFGAAIAIVGAVARTNLRETPDFIDAKR; this is translated from the coding sequence ATTTTATTTAATATTAACTCTAGAAGTTTAGCAATTGCTTTTCTTAGCTCCCGCTCTTCATTCTTTATATCGGGAGGTCCATCCCATTATGTATTTAGACCTATCGGTGCTTTAATATTCGGTTGGATAGGAGATACTATAGGTCATAAGGCAACGGTCATTATTACAACTTTTTTAATGTCGCTTTGTTGTCTTATAATGGCTAATTTAAAAACTTATGCCGAAATTGGTATTACGGCAACTTTTGTAGTAACTGCGTGTCGGATCGCTCAGGGGATGTCCTCTATAGGAGAGGTAGTAGGTGCCGAGCTTTATCTAACCGAAATGATAAAAATTCCTCAACGTTATTGGGTGGTGGCTTCGCTTGTTGTTTTTATAACTTTAGGTGCAACTGTAGCATTGGCAGTAGGAACACTTGTTACTTCTTTTGGATTTGATTGGCGTATTGCATTTTGGTTTGGAGCAGCTATTGCTATAGTTGGTGCTGTTGCAAGGACAAATCTTAGGGAGACTCCGGATTTCATTGATGCAAAAAGATGA
- a CDS encoding IS110 family transposase, whose amino-acid sequence MDINTIGIDIAKRTFQIHGVDRNGKTVLKKKVSRDQVLSFMVKLPKCLIGIEACGGANYWARELIKLGHEVRLIAPQFVKPYVKTNKNDQADAEAICEAVTRPNMRFVPIKSIEQQDILSIHRVRERLVRNRTALANEIRGLLLEFGFIIPQGINKVIVKLTEILDEGKLSELSYQTFNKLKEEFVENDKKVKELEKRLKVIAMDSRQCQQLITIPGIGLITATALVASIGNAANFENGRQLSAWLGLVPRQHSSGGKERLLGISKRGDIYLRTLLIQGGRAVLNAKLRFISEEQKSKKDYSKFTGWIFNLIERRGHNKTVVAVANKLARVVFAVLSSSNNYLESKVCS is encoded by the coding sequence ATGGATATTAACACAATAGGTATAGATATAGCAAAAAGAACTTTTCAAATTCATGGAGTAGATAGGAATGGGAAAACAGTATTAAAGAAAAAAGTAAGTAGGGATCAAGTATTAAGTTTCATGGTAAAATTACCTAAATGTTTAATAGGGATAGAAGCATGTGGAGGAGCAAATTATTGGGCTAGGGAATTAATAAAGTTAGGCCATGAGGTAAGACTGATTGCACCGCAATTTGTAAAACCATATGTTAAGACTAATAAGAATGATCAGGCAGATGCAGAAGCTATATGTGAAGCTGTTACAAGACCTAATATGAGGTTTGTACCTATTAAGAGTATAGAACAACAGGATATATTATCAATTCATCGAGTTAGAGAGAGGTTGGTAAGGAATCGTACAGCATTAGCCAATGAGATACGGGGATTGTTACTGGAATTTGGTTTTATTATACCGCAAGGTATTAATAAGGTAATAGTGAAATTAACAGAAATTTTAGATGAAGGTAAGTTAAGTGAGTTAAGTTACCAAACATTTAACAAATTAAAGGAAGAATTTGTAGAGAATGATAAGAAAGTAAAAGAATTAGAGAAGCGATTAAAAGTAATAGCTATGGATTCAAGACAATGTCAACAATTAATTACAATACCTGGTATTGGATTAATTACGGCCACAGCTTTAGTAGCATCGATAGGTAATGCAGCAAATTTTGAGAATGGTAGACAATTATCGGCATGGTTAGGACTAGTGCCGAGGCAGCATTCTAGTGGAGGTAAAGAAAGGTTACTTGGGATTAGTAAGCGAGGAGATATATATTTACGCACTCTATTAATCCAAGGAGGCAGAGCAGTACTTAATGCAAAGCTAAGATTTATATCTGAAGAACAAAAATCCAAGAAGGATTATAGTAAGTTTACAGGTTGGATATTTAATTTAATTGAACGAAGAGGACACAATAAAACGGTAGTTGCTGTAGCTAACAAGTTAGCTAGGGTAGTATTTGCTGTACTAAGCTCAAGCAATAATTATTTAGAAAGTAAAGTTTGTAGCTAA
- the yajC gene encoding preprotein translocase subunit YajC → MSASTQDNQANNNDTIEIQETEVVPVETNSLQSGLTSLIPMVLIFVVFYFLLLRPQEKRRKEREKLVSEVKKGEEVLTNSGIYGIITKVSDSDNNIEVEIAKDVRIKVLKSAIIDITSRTKASSSKKENNKKDKKVSGAKSS, encoded by the coding sequence ATGTCAGCAAGTACGCAAGATAATCAGGCAAATAATAACGATACTATAGAAATACAGGAAACTGAGGTAGTGCCTGTAGAAACAAATTCTCTACAATCAGGGTTAACAAGCTTAATACCAATGGTTTTAATTTTTGTCGTATTTTACTTCTTATTATTACGTCCACAAGAAAAACGCCGCAAAGAAAGAGAGAAATTAGTAAGTGAAGTTAAAAAAGGCGAAGAAGTTCTAACAAATAGTGGCATTTACGGTATTATAACTAAAGTAAGCGATAGCGATAATAATATTGAAGTCGAAATAGCCAAAGATGTACGTATTAAAGTTTTAAAAAGTGCTATTATTGATATAACTAGTCGTACAAAAGCAAGTAGCAGTAAAAAAGAAAATAACAAAAAAGATAAGAAGGTAAGCGGTGCAAAATCTTCCTAA